Proteins co-encoded in one Dendropsophus ebraccatus isolate aDenEbr1 chromosome 9, aDenEbr1.pat, whole genome shotgun sequence genomic window:
- the KLHL41 gene encoding kelch-like protein 41 — MDPTRELKEELRLYQSTLLQDGLKELLDENKFVDCFLKAGDKSLPCHRLILAACSPYFREFFLSDESEEKKKNVDLDNVEPSVMEAILKYLYSADIDLNDGNVQDIFALASRFQIPSVFTVCVTYLQRRLSPTNCLAIFRLGLLLDCPRLAVTARDYVCDRFSQICSEEDFLQLAPHELIAVISSDALNVEKEETVFESVMKWAKIDKENKVKSLGDVFDCIRFRLMTEKYFKDHVEKSELFKGDPEIQKKIKVIKDAFGGKMPEPPKDKAVDGDVGDEDLLPGYLNDIPRHGMFVKDLIVMVSDTATVAYDAVENECYLVALSEQIPRNHSSIVTKSKQVYVVGGLYVDEENKDNPLQSYFFQLDSIGGEWIGLPPLPSARCLFGLGEADNCIYAIAGKDLQSEESLDTVFSYDVKSVTWKEAKKLPIKLYGHSVVSHNGLIYCIGGKTDDKKCTGRLFVFNPKKGDWKDLPPMRIARSMFGVAVHNGKIFVAGGVTEEGLTASVEAYDIATNKWETITEFPQERSSINLVTSSGSLYAIGGFAMVQLESKEFAPSEVTDIWKFEDDTKEWSGMLKEIRYASGATCLDSRLNLFKLTKL, encoded by the exons ATGGATCCCACCCGGGAACTAAAAGAAGAACTTCGGCTTTATCAGTCTACTCTTCTTCAGGATGGATTGAAAGAACTTCTAGATGAGAATAAGTTTGTCGATTGCTTCCTtaaagctggagacaaaagtctaCCCTGTCACAGGTTGATCCTTGCAGCCTGTAGTCCGTATTTCCGGGAGTTCTTCTTGTCTGATGAAAgcgaagagaagaaaaaaaatgtggatCTGGACAACGTTGAGCCATCTGTGATGGAAGCCATTCTTAAATACTTATACTCTGCCGATATTGATCTTAATGATGGAAACGTCCAGGATATTTTCGCACTGGCCAGTCGTTTCCAGATCCCGTCTGTCTTCACCGTATGCGTCACCTACCTTCAGAGACGCCTCTCGCCCACCAATTGCCTAGCCATCTTCAGGTTAGGCCTTCTTCTGGACTGTCCACGTCTTGCGGTCACCGCCCGGGACTATGTATGTGATCGGTTCAGTCAGATATGTAGCGAAGAGGACTTCCTGCAGCTCGCCCCACATGAACTGATAGCCGTCATCTCCAGTGACGCTTTAAACGTTGAAAAAGAAGAAACCGTCTTCGAGTCTGTGATGAAATGGGCAAAGATAGATAAGGAGAACAAAGTGAAGAGCCTTGGGGATGTCTTCGACTGCATTCGATTCCGTCTTATGACCGAAAAATATTTCAAGGATCATGTGGAGAAGTCCGAGCTGTTCAAAGGAGATCCCGAAATCCAGAAGAAAATTAAAGTTATTAAAGACGCCTTTGGAGGCAAAATGCCGGAGCCACCCAAAGATAAGGCGGTGGATGGTGATGTTGGGGACGAAGACTTACTCCCTGGATATCTGAATGACATTCCTAGGCACGGCATGTTCGTCAAAGATCTTATCGTAATGGTCAGCGACACGGCCACAGTGGCTTATGACGCCGTAGAAAATGAATGCTACTTGGTAGCTCTGTCTGAGCAGATCCCAAGAAATCATTCCAGTATAGTCACCAAATCTAAGCAAGTGTATGTGGTCGGTGGGCTGTATGTGGACGAGGAAAATAAGGATAATCCTTTACAGTCTTACTTCTTCCAG CTGGACAGCATTGGTGGGGAATGGATCGGACTGCCACCACTACCATCAGCAAGGTGTCTTTTTGGCCTGGGTGAGGCCGACAACTGTATCTATGCCATCGCTGGCAAAGACCTGCAGTCTGAAGAGTCACTCGATACAGTGTTTTCTTATGATGTTAA ATCAGTGACTTGGAAAGAGGCAAAGAAACTTCCCATCAAGCTTTATGGACATTCTGTAGTGTCACATAATGGACTCATCTATTGTATCGGAGGCAAAACTGATGACAA GAAATGTACTGGCAGATTGTTCGTTTTCAATCCCAAGAAAGGGGACTGGAAAGACCTTCCTCCAATGAGAATAGCTCGCTCAATGTTTGGTGTTGCTGTCCATAATGGCAAGATCTTTGTCGCCGGAGGTGTCACGGAGGAAGGACTGACAGCATCAGTGGAAGCCTATGATATTGCTACAAACAA ATGGGAAACAATAACAGAATTCCCACAAGAAAGAAGCTCCATCAACTTGGTCACTTCATCGGGGTCTTTGTACGCCATTGGAGGATTTGCAATGGTTCAGCTGGAATCAAAGGAATTTGCACCTTCAGAGGTCACGGATATATGGAA GTTTGAAGATGACACCAAGGAATGGAGTGGAATGCTGAAGGAGATCCGATATGCCTCAGGTGCCACCTGCCTTGACTCTCGCCTTAATCTTTTTAAGCTGACAAAGCTGTAA